Proteins encoded together in one Lepisosteus oculatus isolate fLepOcu1 chromosome 2, fLepOcu1.hap2, whole genome shotgun sequence window:
- the LOC102692660 gene encoding complement component C1q receptor-like, translated as MVLLLLLLQTFLLRLNRVDLQRVEIVCTGSACYTSHLQNTTFQGAQKYCKDNRGNLVTLKTNEEASEIQSVLFWITEGHLDHNFKMWIGLKLEKGHCVLTNKVLIGFTWISGAVDSQYSNWQQEPQGTCTEERCVAMHYTLHPSQPNRLEWIDRSCRDEAGYVCKFNFKGMCKVLRLAGPREVLYTTPFFTNQISEDNAFLSQIPHGTLATVSCKDSSHALAVCKEMNGFFGWTSYGPFCESDKQGCKFENGGCDHKCTDNVNGGVRCECKEGYSLAEDKATCIQIDHCQRSPCEFRCEQTFESFRSICPEGFQLTENQRNCTDIDECSSNPCDHLCINTHGSFICICRDGFEMVDGRCQNINECDTSQCSQGCINTQGSFSCYCITGFHLSEDKRSCNDIDECVNSPCEERCVNTQGSYECFCKEHYKIAPDGSTCILDPLLSSEHIFTTESTEKAKIR; from the coding sequence ATGGTGCTTCTCTTACTACTTTTGCAGACTTTTCTTTTGAGGTTAAACAGAGTGGACCTTCAGAGAGTGGAAATTGTGTGCACGGGAAGCGCCTGCTACACATCACACCTacaaaacacaacgtttcaagGTGCCCAAAAGTACTGCAAGGACAACAGGGGTAATTTAGTGACATTGAAGACCAATGAAGAGGCTTCGGAGATTCAGTCTGTACTTTTTTGGATTACAGAAGGACATCTGGATCATAACTTCAAAATGTGGATTGGACTAAAATTGGAAAAGGGACATTGTGTTCTTACCAATAAAGTGTTAATAGGCTTCACTTGGATATCCGGAGCGGTGGACTCGCAATATTCTAACTGGCAGCAAGAACCACAAGGCACTTGCACAGAAGAACGCTGTGTAGCTATGCATTACACTCTGCATCCCTCGCAGCCTAATAGATTGGAGTGGATAGATCGATCCTGCAGAGATGAAGCAGGGTATGTGTGCAAGTTTAATTTTAAGGGGATGTGTAAAGTTCTGCGCCTGGCAGGACCCAGAGAAGTGTTATACACAACACCATTCTTCACCAATCAAATAAGTGAGGATAATGCATTTTTATCTCAGATACCTCATGGGACTCTTGCAACTGTGTCATGTAAAGACAGCAGCCATGCTCTTGCCGTTTGTAAAGAAATGAATGGATTTTTTGGATGGACTTCTTATGGTCCATTTTGCGAGTCAGATAAACAGGGCTGTAAGTTCGAAAATGGGGGTTGTGACCATAAATGCACAGACAACGTTAACGGAGGTGTTCGATGTGAGTGTAAGGAGGGATACAGTCTCGCCGAGGACAAAGCGACTTGCATCCAAATAGATCATTGCCAGCGATCTCCTTGTGAGTTTCGGTGTGAGCAGACTTTTGAAAGTTTCCGTAGTATATGTCCAGAAGGATTCCAACTCACTGAGAACCAACGAAACTGCACTGATATTGACGAATGCTCATCCAATCCCTGCGACCACCTGTGCATAAATACACATGGTAGCTTCATCTGCATTTGCAGAGACGGGTTCGAAATGGTGGACGGGAGATGCCAGAACATAAACGAGTGCGATACCTCTCAATGTTCACAGGGGTGCATTAACACGCAAGGATCTTTCAGTTGTTATTGTATTACGGGCTTTCACCTGTCTGAAGACAAACGCAGCTGCAACGATATTGACGAATGTGTTAACAGCCCTTGTGAGGAAAGATGTGTTAATACACAGGGAAGCTATGAGTGTTTTTGTAAGGAACATTACAAAATAGCACCCGATGGCAGCACCTGCATTCTGGACCCACTTTTATCATCTGAACACATTTTTACCACAGAAAGTACTGAAAAAGCAAAGATAAGATGA